The following coding sequences lie in one Pungitius pungitius chromosome 18, fPunPun2.1, whole genome shotgun sequence genomic window:
- the prkaa1 gene encoding 5'-AMP-activated protein kinase catalytic subunit alpha-1 — MATEKQKNEGRVKIGHYILGDTLGVGTFGKVKVGQHELTKHQVAVKILNRQKIRSLDVVGKIRREIQNLKLFRHPHIIKLYQVISTPTDIFMVMEYVSGGELFDYICKNGKLDEKESRRLFQQIISAVDYCHRHMVVHRDLKPENVLLDAHMNAKIADFGLSNMMSDGEFLRTSCGSPNYAAPEVISGRLYAGPEVDIWSSGVILYALLCGTLPFDDDHVPTLFKKICDGIFFTPQYLNPSVISLLKHMLQVDPMKRATIKEIREDEWFKQGLPKYLFPEDPSYSNNMIDDEALKEVCDKFECTEEEVLTCIYSRNHQDPLAVAYHLIIDNRRIMNEAKDFYLASSPPDSFLDDQHLTASGASVSGIVKVHPERVPFLLAETPPRPRHTLDELNPQKSKHQGVRRAKWHLGIRSQSRPNDIMSEVCRAMKQLDYEWKVVNPYYLRVRRKNPVTGMQTKMSLQLYQVDSRTYLLDFRSIDDDMLETKSGTATPLRSGSVGNYRTTIKNDVDGPDAQATSGPVLPTKAAEGSLASSLTSSIESTGGADTPTVPRPGSHTIEFFEMCANLIKLLAR, encoded by the exons ATGGCGacggaaaaacagaaaaatgaaggAAGAGTTAAGATTGGACATTACATTCTCGGAGATACACTCGGCGTGGGGACGTTCGGAAAGGTTAAAG TTGGCCAACATGAGCTGACCAAGCACCAAGTGGCCGTGAAGATCTTGAACAGACAAAAGATCCGCAGTTTGGATGTGGTGGGGAAGATCCGCAGGGAGATCCAGAACCTCAAGCTTTTCAGGCATCCTCACATAATTAAACT GTATCAGGTCATTAGCACCCCTACTGATATCTTTATGGTGATGGAGTACGTCTCGGGAGGCGAGCTTTTTGACTACATCTGCAAAAACGGAAAG TTGGATGAAAAGGAGAGTCGTCGGCTGTTCCAGCAGATTATTTCGGCTGTAGACTACTGCCACAGACACATGGTGGTGCACCGAGACCTCAAGCCTGAGAACGTGCTGCTTGATGCACACATGAATGCCAAGATTGCAGACTTCG GATTATCAAACATGATGTCGGATGGAGAGTTCCTGCGTACAAGCTGTGGTTCTCCAAACTATGCTGCTCCCGAGGTCATCTCAGGAAG GCTGTACGCCGGCCCAGAGGTAGACATCTGGAGCAGTGGGGTCATTCTCTACGCCTTGTTGTGTGGGACGCTTCCCTTTGACGACGACCACGTGCCGACCCTCTTTAAGAAGATCTGCGACGGAATCTTTTTCACCCCGCAGTATCTGAACCCCTCGGTGATAAGCCTTCTCAAGCACATGCTGCAGGTGGACCCCATGAAGAGAGCCACCATCAAAGAGATCCG agaggatgagTGGTTCAAGCAGGGCTTACCGAAGTACTTGTTCCCGGAGGACCCCTCCTACAGCAACAACATGATCGACGACGAGGCCCTGAAGGAGGTGTGCGACAAGTTTGAGTGCACAGAGGAGGAGGTCCTGACCTGCATATACAGTCGCAACCACCAGGACCCGCTGGCCGTCGCCTACCATCTCATCATTGACAATCGCCGCATCATGAACGAGGCCAAGGATTTCTACCTGGCGTCCAGCCCTCCCGACTCCTTCCTGGACGACCAGCACCTGACGGCGTCCGGCGCGTCGGTGTCCGGCATCGTCAAGGTGCACCCCGAGCGCGTTCCGTTCCTCCTGGCGGAGACCCCGCCCAGGCCCCGCCACACGCTGGACGAGTTGAACCCCCAGAAGTCCAAGCACCAGGGCGTCAGGAGGGCCAAGTGGCACCTGGGCATCAGGAGTCAGAGTAGACCCAACGACATCATGTCGGAGGTGTGCCGGGCCATGAAACAGCTGGATTATGAGTGGAAG GTTGTGAATCCTTATTATCTGCGCGTGAGGAGGAAGAATCCCGTGACTGGGATGCAGACCAAGATGAGCCTTCAGCTCTACCAGGTGGACAGCAGAACCTACCTCCTCGACTTCCGTAGCATAGACG ATGATATGTTGGAGACAAAATCTGGAACTGCCACCCCTCTCCGATCCGGGTCCGTGGGCAACTACCGCACCACTATTAAGAACGATGTAGATGGGCCAGATGCTCAAGCTACGTCTGGCCCCGTGCTCCCCACCAAGGCCGCAGAAGGCTCCCTAGCTTCGTCGTTGACCTCATCCATCGAATCAACGGGAGGGGCGGACACCCCGACTGTGCCTCGACCAGGAAGCCACACCATCGAGTTCTTTGAGATGTGTGCGAATCTTATTAAATTACTTGCACGATAG
- the ttc33 gene encoding tetratricopeptide repeat protein 33, with translation MASFGWKRKVGEKVSKSAVQQFEAEAARTEKTDDAGSRAADGVEVDWLHAIKRRREVLMEDCAAKSGRLKEEGAVLAEHGRHWEAIKKLDEAIQLTPDNPLLYEMKSQVLTILQEVFPAVKAAETAVKFRPLWWEGWQTLGRAQLNLGEVDLAVRSFQVAIHLCPSERSLWQEDLQWARRLRRQHLATEEKARQEEEAKERILNAPELQRDYDFESDEVLAACVAVAERQARYEALKRTAVVMDAEGNIKNVLAGEEGSEDATAPFHGQFVKARGL, from the exons ATGGCTTCATTCGGCTGGAAGAGGAAAGTCGGCGAGAAGGTTTCAAAGTCGGCGGTGCAGCAGTTCGAGGCCGAGGCAGCGAGAACCGAGAAGACCGACGACGCCGGGTCGAGAGCCGCCGACGGGGTGGAGGTGGACTGGCTGCACGCCATCAAACGCCGGCGGGAGGTCCTGATGGAGGACTGCGCGGCCAAGAGCGGCCGGCTGAAGGAGGAAGGAGCGGTGCTGGCTGAGCACGGCAG gcACTGGGAGGCCATTAAGAAGTTGGACGAGGCCATCCAGCTGACTCCAGACAACCCACTACTGTACGAGATGAAGTCTCAG GTGCTGACCATCTTACAGGAAGTGTTCCCCGCGGTGAAGGCGGCCGAGACGGCGGTGAAGTTCCGCCCCCTCTGGTGGGAGGGCTGGCAGACGCTGGGCCGCGCGCAGCTCAACCTGGGGGAGGTGGACCTG GCCGTGAGGTCCTTCCAGGTTGCGATCCACCTGTGCCCGTCGGAGCGCTCCCTGTGGCAGGAGGACCTGCAGTGGGcgcggcggctgcggcggcaGCACCTGGCCACCGAGGAGAAGgcccggcaggaggaggaggccaaggaGCGGATCCTCAACGCCCCGGAGCTCCAGCGGGATTACGACTTCGAGTCCGACGAGGTGCTGGCCGCCTGCGTTGCGGTGGCGGAGCGGCAGGCGCGCTACGAGGCGCTGAAGAGGACCGCCGTGGTCATGGACGCCGAGGGGAATATCAAAAACGTACTCGCCGGGGAGGAAGGGTCGGAGGACGCCACCGCTCCGTTTCATGGACAGTTTGTCAAAGCAAGAGGACTTTAA
- the ptger4b gene encoding prostaglandin E receptor 4 (subtype EP4) b, which translates to MCSTERSPPTIPAIMFIFGVVGNVVAIVVLRISRKEQKETTFYALVCGLAVTDLLGTLLASPVTIATYVKGAWPGAEPLCQYSGFILLFFFLVQLSIVFAMSVERYLAINHAYFYNEYVNQKLAALTLLAIYLSNIAFCALPSLGFGQVKLQSTRTWCFIDWENNQTTVATFNLMYAGVNSVIVLATVVCNVMVCGALILMHKRFIRRTSLGTDQRRVGELSRRRSFARLAGAEIQMVILLIATSAVVLICSIPLVLRIFVNQLHRNPTGEHTEDLLAIRMASVNPILDPWIYILLRKTVVLKVTEKIKYLFCKMGGRGRRSGGQFRCADGPFASSIISRGSPSLVSRELKVVLSPSQTSLYPPEGEGGGGGGGSGPPAPQTMQGPRQAEGPRGQGPSQGGGAAEHLMENKDPALHVTFTDETADTREKCI; encoded by the exons ATGTGCTCCACGGAGAGGTCACCGCCCACCATCCCGGCGATCATGTTCATCTTCGGGGTGGTGGGGAACGTCGTCGCTATTGTGGTCCTGCGGATATCACGAAAGGAACAAAAGGAAACCACTTTTTACGCCCTGGTGTGTGGCCTGGCAGTGACGGACCTGCTGGGCACGCTGCTGGCCAGTCCCGTCACCATCGCGACCTACGTGAAGGGCGCGTGGCCCGGAGCCGAGCCGCTGTGCCAGTACTCCGGCTTcatcctgctcttcttcttcttggtccAGCTCAGCATCGTGTTCGCCATGTCCGTGGAGAGATACCTGGCAATAAACCACGCGTACTTCTACAACGAGTACGTCAACCAAAAACTCGCCGCGCTCACCCTTTTGGCCATCTACCTTTCCAACATCGCGTTTTGCGCGCTGCCCAGCTTGGGCTTCGGGCAGGTGAAGCTGCAGAGCACGAGGACCTGGTGCTTCATCGACTGGGAGAACAACCAGACCACGGTCGCCACTTTCAACCTGATGTACGCGGGAGTGAATTCGGTCATCGTGCTGGCCACGGTCGTGTGCAACGTGATGGTGTGCGGGGCCCTGATCCTGATGCACAAGCGCTTCATCCGCCGCACGTCGCTGGGCACCGACCAGAGGCGCGTCGGGGAGCTCAGCCGCAGGCGGAGTTTCGCGCGACTGGCCGGGGCGGAGATCCAGATGGTGATCCTGCTCATAGCCACCTCCGCGGTGGTGCTCATCTGCTCCATACCGTTAGTG CTGAGGATATTTGTGAATCAGCTGCACAGAAACCCGACAGGAGAGCACACTGAAGACCTGCTGGCCATCCGCATGGCCTCCGTCAACCCCATCCTGGACCCCTGGATCTACATCCTGCTCAGGAAGACGGTGGTCCTCAAGGTGACGGAGAAGATCAAGTATCTGTTCTGCAAAATGGGCGGGCGCGGGCGCCGGAGCGGCGGGCAGTTCCGCTGCGCCGACGGCCCCTTCGCGTCCTCCATCATCTCGCGAGGCTCTCCCTCGCTGGTGTCACGGGAGCTCAAGGTCGTTTTGAGCCCCTCACAGACCTCTCTGTACCcgccggagggggaggggggcgggggcggcggcggctccggcCCACCGGCGCCACAGACGATGCAGGGCCCGCGGCAGGCCGAGGGGCCCCGAGGTCAGGGGCCTTcgcaggggggaggggcggcggAGCATCTGATGGAAAACAAGGACCCCGCTCTACACGTGACCTTCACGGACGAGACCGCAGACACCCGGGAGAAATGCATTTAG
- the aif1l gene encoding allograft inflammatory factor 1-like gives MPSNVQGGKAFGLLKEQQRSKLEEINKEYLEDQKYRDEEDLAQKLEGLKNKYSEFDLNDQGEIDMMGLKRMMEKLGVPKTHLELKKMIVEVTGGSSSNTIDYRDFVKMMLGKRSAVLKLILVFEDKANGATCKPDGPPPKRDISSLP, from the exons ATGCCTTCGAACGTACAGG GAGGGAAAGCCTTCGGTCTGCTGAAGGAGCAGCAAAGGTCCAAAttggaagaaataaacaag GAATACCTGGAAGACCAGAAATACAGGGATGAAGAAGACCTGGCCCAAAAACTGGAGGGGCTCAAAA ATAAATATTCAGAGTTTGACCTGAATGACCAAGGAGAGATCG ACATGATGGGTCTGAAGCGCATGATGGAGAAGCTCGGGGTGCCCAAGACCCACTTGGAGTTGAAAAAGATGATCGTGGAGGTGactggaggcagcagcagcaacaccatCGACTACAGGGACTTTGTGAAGATGATGCTGGGCAAGCGCTCTGCCGTGCTCAagct caTTTTGGTCTTTGAGGACAAAGCCAACGGCGCCACCTGCAAACCGGACGGCCCCCCCCCAAAGCGGGACATCTCCAGCCTGCCTTAA